The genomic stretch AAGCAGCATATTCAcgaaatattgtgttttcatcagtggTAAACTAACACGACTCCTGAAGCAGCTAAAAGCGAACACACGGATATCTGAAAGTAACAAACAGGGAcgcaggagagaaactaaacttcaaaccacagagattCAGTGAGAAACTATAAAATTACTCGGAGCTCAACACTCAGACACTTTTATTTACCAGAAAACATCTTTGGTCTCCTGCACAGACACGAGTTGAGTCTCAACACAGGCTTGTTTGAGGGGTAGAAAGGGTTCGTCAGGGGTTGGCCGTGATCGCGAGGTGTCACCGCAGCCCGCTTGGAGGCAAAGCAGACTAACTTTGGCTTTTTTCCTGTGAAGATCCCTCTCAGGTGAGGCTCGGGTCAACTCGAGGGGGGTATGGTTTCACAGGGGAAAAGCCCCAAATGTGAAACTGCCAGAATCAGTGCTGTGACATAAACTCCTATTTAGATGGTAATAACACATTTCAATAACACAAACACCTGCTGACAGAACATACAGTTGTTCTATATACTAGAacaaatgcaataaaagtcTAGAGATCAGGATATATCCCCTCCTATGGGAACATATTGGCTCCCAGCCTCTTGTCTAAAGGCTGAAACACtgttctttgtctctctctgagtgtgtgtgtgtgtgtgtgtgtgtgtgtgtgtgtgtgtgtgtgtgtgtgtgtgtgtgtgaaaggtaTGCAGGGGGCCAGGTGAAGGGGTTCGGGGGGGTGGAGTGTGAGGGGCTTCCATCCCTTCATGTTAAGTTCATTGTTTGGCGAGCTGCGACTCGTCAGGCGCTCCCTCCCTGCCACAGGCTGAGAAACTCCACCAACGCATGTTTAGCATTTAATTTAGATCAAGATCAACAGTTTGGCTCCAAAACATGgtgcactttgtgtgtgtgtgtgtgtgtgtgtgtgtgtgtgttactgatATTCAAATAGTAAAACATGAGAAAAGAAATCTTAAAGATATCAAATGGATCTTTTATCATTAACGTTGCCAGAAATCTCAGCGACTGATAAGAGCCTTGTGCTGTGGACGGGACTGTTTTCCTGGAAAGCTCTGGTTAACTTTCAGGGCCAATCGATTCGGACTTTTGcattcacacatgcagctcATCTGGGTGATGTTTGGAAGATTTCAGGGCAGCAGTGCAGGTATGAAAGGAGCTTTATTCTGCTAAGGCGGGTGATGGGTGGCCACACATCGCTCTGAGGAAAGCAACGTCCTTTTGTCCTTCTGCTGGACTGCAGCATTACTTCCATGTTAATGTTGGCTTTGAGTCTGatatgctaacatgttagcatgtgagcgcttactttatatttttctgcCATATTAATGGCAACGATTAGTGCGTCATTCCAGCCAACATTTTTTAAGGTCTGACAAGCTTTATGCACTTGAGACTTGCAGTGGATTGCAGCGTCAGAGCCTCACAGCACATTCAGTCCTCTTAGACAAGGTGGGTTTGTATCCGGTCAGAGTTTTTCTCACGCCACACAGGTCTGAGGCCGCTAACGGTTAGTAATTTGTccataaacaggaagtgatgcaatTAAAAGGCTGAACAGCAGCGCACACTCACTGGAGTCTGTCATTTCATCTGAgaaagaggggggaggaaagaAGGTGACAGCTAGTTACCTATTACCTGGTGTAGCAGAGTTTCTATTGGGTCGACGTGCAGGTTTACAGGTATATTCAACTGGACCGGGTAAGACTGCTGCAAATATTCACATACCTCAGTGCACAGTCCAGCGAGGCCTTCTGGGAAAAAGCAAAGGAAcgacagaggaggggaggtgatgaggatgatgatgacataCTTCTTACCTGCTCAGGCTTCTCACCTGtagggaaaagaagagagggaggatgtGTGGGAACAAAGCAGTAAAGCAGCAGTCGATGACAGCTATCACTGAGGCTGCGTGAGGTTAAAGATGCCCTGAAGCCGCTCTCACACTCCACCGGACCATCACCTCTGCACTGTGTTTAACCTAAATGACCACTGTAAGCTCCCCGTGCCTTCACCTTGCCCTGTTATTCCCACTTTGACCTCCATTTCATCTGCTCGCTCATTCTTTGAAAGACAGATGTTGCAGACAGTTCGAGGTAACACAGAAGAGCTGCGGGTACAAAATCCAGTTGCAACAACAGCCCGACATCAGTGGtgctgagcagagagaagaCAATGATCCCCCATCTTTGATTTGGCAAAGGCTGATAATATAACACTCAGATCCTGATCCTGATGAACAATGTCCCATCACAATGTCCAGCATCTCTTTCTATACAAAGCAACACATACACTACTCAACATTAGAtagggatattttagtgtttcactttaTTCTGtgacaatttttattttgtgaatatttttggtcccctaactaattttgagtggTGTAATAAACCCGGGGCTAGCCAGGAAAAGTAGTAGACTAACCtaattttgaggagaaaatgTTCTTTAGGGCGGTTTCAGATGATTTCACAGTGGACTGGAGGTctattacaaattacaaatctTGTTAGTTTTAAGATTTTTGCTGATCTATTTCTGATGGTATGGTTTTCAATTTTTGGACATATTCTTCCCACTGTTACAGGCAACCGTTGTTTCTTTTGATATATGATTGAATtagcacagagacaaacactgaAGATCGAGTCAGAATAACAGtgttgtatttcagtgtatGCTGGAGTCGACTTTTCAAGTTACTCTACTATTAAACTGCAACCATGTGGAAGTTAGAGATGCACTGATTTATCTGATATCGGTCGACAGTCGCCTTGTTGATCACTGTCTTTATATCAGCAAATAAGATGACATTCAACCACAGCAGGGGCCACGTCAAGGCCGCGGTATCTAACCACGAAAAATAAATGCGGAAAAAGGTTTtattaaaggttgtttcatACATTTGTATGATGGATTATGaaaaagtttagttttttattaataatgaaGATTTTTGTGTTTCGCTGACACAAAAAGGAGGAATTGAtaacaagagaaaacaaataaacaacaataaaaacatcagcGACGTCACAGACTTCCTCTGTTGGTGCAGCCTAACtggaaatgaatgaaagcaaaTGGCCGCCCTGAACAGCATCCCCCATCTTTGAACACTAAAacacagctttatttatatagacAGTTTCGTACAAACATGCAGTGAAGTGCAACACAGAACAAGAttaacaggtgaaaaaaagtcaaaaaaacaaacagcaggtaAAACAATATGCAAAAGTTTAATTTACTTATATTAATATAAGTCGTATAAGAGCAAGGATCAACAGATTATAGATACAACACAGATTGCATGCTTACAAACCTTTAAATTAGAacagaataacaaataaaataaaataaagcatgaTATACACAAACTCTCATTTTAAAGCAGAGGTCAAGTCAATAATGGAGAATCAGCAGTGATGTGCTGTTATGATCAGAGCAGCAAAGTGACTGAATAATTAAAGTTAGGACATCAGATGCGTGTttactttaatgttttcttattttcaaattacagtaaaataaataaatgcagcaCTGAAGTCCAGACACTGATGGATTTCCTTTTCTGCCTGCAGCCGTCAGCAGTATGAAACCAGTTTTTCTGGTTCTGAATGAAACTTGTCAgatgctgccctctgctggaagAAGCCTCAGTGAGGATGGAGTCCAGTCTCAGGTGATCCTTCTTTACCTGTAATGGTTCATACTGACCTGAGAGGACACGTCACCTCAGATCTCCacagatgttttaaatcatttggAGGACTTAGAGGACCACTTGATGGGTCAGAATGTGAGATGGCCACATTTCATGCTGCCATTTATACTGTAAGTCCTCACACTTTGATAAAAATCACATTATGTTCACCAAGCTGAAAACCAGAACTTATAATATCCtgctctgtttgttctgtggCAGCCAACAGAACCACTGGACTCGCTAATAACTGCAGGTGTGAGGCTACGTTCACTATCTCATTGCAGTAAAACCAGCAGTAACGTGTCAGCCAGTGTTGTGGCTGTAGgtatatatttttaagttaTACAGGTTGTACAAATGCTGCTAAAGTTTCTCAAATCTACTCTGCTCTTCTCTCCAGCTCATCATCAGTGCCATGCCAGTGTGTAAAGGTCATGCTACACGCTGgatgaagacatttttgagTGTCTTTAAACCTCAGTTCCCTTAAATTATTTGTTATCCAACACATCTTTTCATGCTGCCTTGTATTACTTAACCTTTCATCAAAATCGGCACTTGATTGTAGCATGATTTGAATTTCACTGTGTTAACGACTCCAAACAAGGCTCAAACAAAAAGACCATCATTGGCCTGACAAAAATATTGTCGATAACACTAAGGTTAGATTTTGACAAAGTAGAAACTATTGTGACTATATGTCACTTGTTGTCACATAATTTCTCAACTGGatatattaaataatttttaaacaaaaagcTGACACATTTACAGCCGTTGTTTCAATGCTCGAACAAGAGTCCAACGGCTCCAGTCACAAGTTGACTCAAGTCAATTAAAATGGTAAAATTACAACAATGAAAACGAtgacaaagaaagtgttttttattccattttattttacaaagatTCCACAGATCCAGCGTCACACTTAGAAGTTCCTGTGAGACgagagaggaaaacaagttAGTTTCCAAAATCAAGTTTCTGATCTAAACGCTGAGAAACATCATGCACAActaaagacaaaatatttacaCTGACTTGCATCATTCTTTTCAAAAGGTTTAAATTTATAAAACAGCTGGATTtgcttcctctctgcagctACGATATAATCTGatcacaatttattttaaagtattttctgATTCAACAACAACTTGCAGGAATGCCTCAGATTATAAAGCCATCAATGGACCCTTGTTCAGGGAAGATATGTTCCCTGTCACACTAAGAAAACGACAGGTGTCACAATATACCACTATTAACATGATATTTAAACATCTaatattgttatgttaataatacacatatgataatgTTGTGTAAAGATAAAGAGCCTCTTAAATCATTTCTATTTATCCTCGCTTTGGCATAGTAGTTGGTGGTGTGCGACCACAACACAGGGAAAAGGACACATTTACTACCGCCGCACAAAATCATGTCTGAGGAAATGACAGACTAGAGAAAGACACTCCGCCCACACCTGAAGACAGTTAGCTTGCTAGTGTGGgaatttttcagattttgtaaAAGgacatcatccatcatcatcccGAGTTCTTTTGTgcacaatatataaatatataaactgCATTTAGCGACTCTATGTTCAGGCTCCTGGTTGTTGTGCATGCTGTTATTAGAAAACATCTGTGCTTCAGTCAAAATGTCTGGTGTATTATATCCATATAATTACAAAAGTGTGTGAATTTCTTTAGTGTCAGACTGTTTTAACGGTCACTTAAGGGCACAACTGATTCCCTCTTCTTAGTCAAAGAGGAAAAACTTGTGTGCATCGAAGCGAACATTAGCTTTAACCCATTTAAGATAAATCAAGACATGTGTGAGGATCCATCATTTCACTACCACGGCACAGAAATCTCACTGAGGTCAGgtccataaaaaaaaacaaaaacaggttcTTACTTTGCAACAACGCTGTCATTCCTTGCGAGCCTGAGGATGGAGTCATCAGACTCACCCTGCAGGAGGAATAATAAAACACGGGTGAGACAAAAACTTTCAGCACATAAAAGACAATCTAGTGGTTTCCAGTAGAGGCTGCAACTCCTTTTGTTAAGCAGAATCTAAAGTCAGTCCAAACACATAAAACCTCCCTctgctgtcttttattttcaatgGTTGAATGACAAAAGCTGCACATTTGCTGTAATTATTCTgtataaaataatcaaattcaTGTTGAACTTTTTATCCAGTTTCATTTAAAGGGGCCCAGGAAacgatggggaaaaaaacaaaaccaacaaaaaaatctgtgcaaCAAAAGTAACCTGATGAAAAGGAAAgggggtttaaaaaaaaaaaaaaaaatcactaccTACATGTCAAACACAGTAATAGAAGCTACAAGACAAGCAAGCTGATGGGTTTTCTGAATTTGCTCGAATCACAATACAACATTCAGCTGAGACTTACCATTCTACGGATGGCGCCGCAGATAGCGTAGGTCTTGAACTGACCATTGAAGCGACCAGTCACCTTGTCGACCTGCAGAGGACAGAGCACGCTGAGTAAGAACATTTCCActacaaaacaaactgatgaaCAAGGgaaactttgtgttttctgcaaaGTTGAGCTCTCTAAGTCCTTCAACATGAGAGattcaaccctaaccctaacagcATCTTAAAAAGGTACCATATCGGTGCTTTAGCAGGTTATAGGTTAATCAATTTTCGGATTTTAGACGTGTGGGCATATTTTTCCTACTGTTTCCTATTCTGCCCTCAGCTGTCTGAAAAACAACGAACAGACTGTTGGAGCGTTCTGGAGGTGTGTGACGGATCATTGTGAACATATGATCTTTGCCAAACTTTGaattataaaatcacatgaaGATGAAAACTGTTATCTCTTAAAGGTAGATCCATATAgcaaaatgtctaaaacacaGCTTACATCAAGTAAAAGTGGTGTAATAACTGTTCAAATTAACAACCAACATGACCGGTATGGCCTCTGACAATCATCTGCAAACTGCCTCAGGTAGCTCACAGACTACGTTTACAGTCACAGCCACAATGAAGATACTATTATTCTACGTAATTCCTTTAGATGCCGACAAAACTATTGGTCATGTTCCTGTTTCCATGCTACAGAGCCCGTCAGGTGACCGAGAGTGTCGAGCTGTAAACAGCTTCAAATATTCCCTCAACTATTCCACCTCAGTGCcatggtgatgttgtggtttaCTCTTGTGAAAAACTCCATGCAAATGTTACAACCAACACTGAGCCTCCTGTTTCATGACCGTATACAAATTAGGTTCAGTAGAGCACCAAGCTAGCAGCACCCTGCGAGTCACAGTCATGAAAACTTGAACAGTTCATGAATAAGGTGACAGTTATTCAAGTTATTATGTTTAGCTTTAAGTACATTATTACAGATTACAAGAGTAAACCATCAACATAAGATGTCCTCCAGAGGCTGAATGTAGAGACTAGGGTTGACAACACTGTCGAAATACCTCTAAATATCAAtactgattatttaaaaaatggtcTCATCACTCTGTAGTATTGCTCCCCTCTCTGACAGCACACTGACGCATGTATCACCCGACATCCTCCCAGAAGTAAACTGACTTGGACGCTGttgtacaaacacacagtacacaagccttgttCTATTGATCGCTTAataaaaatttgatttttgCGCCTCTGTGGTATCAAATCTTGTCCTTTTTCAAGGCACCGCATCGAAGTACAGAAGTCCAGTATCACGACAACGCTGCTGGAGACAGTTGTGTATTTTCACACATTACTACAGGATCAACTTTCCTACTGAAATCAGTCATTTTACCTCAGCAATGTTGATCTGGATGGAGGCATGGTCCTTAGCTCCAATGATTCTGTTGCTCGCAGagctgcaaaaacacacaaagtataTTACTTCCACCTTCTTGTGAGTCGTGCATCATCCACACAGacaaatatttataattatccCAAAAAATGTTCAAGATTATCCCTCAGTCGTGCCTGTATATGGATCATCACTCACCATTTACGTGGGACGTACAGGTCCACAAATTCACCAGCGTCGTTCTGCATGTTTACAGTTGTACAGGTGGTCGCCTACAAATCTGAAAGCAAGAAATTAAGACACATTTAGAAATCAGAAAAGCCTTTTTCTAACGCCAACTAGCTGCCATAACCCCGGTCACACTCTCAGACACAGGTAAAATGAATATCCTAATGGTCTAACAGTCCTCTGTTAACCAAAAGCTACAGAAATATAAGATACGATTAAAAATCCCAACATTTCTTCTATGTGAATCTTCACAGACTCCAGCATTTACAGGAGAGTTAGCTAGCAGTTAGCACAcggtgttagcatgttagcacatcCCGGCCGCATGTGGCTGCTCACACTCTCGACAAACGTCTGATATTTACACACAATTTCTCGGACAAACTTCACCGAAAGATCATCTACGGCTACATAGTTGGTTTATCTTTGACAAATCTTACAGAAAACACGGCTACACGAGGATAAATGACGatttttaagcattttcaaGACGAGAGCTCGACAGATAACCCACCGTATACGACTAATGGCCGACAGGAAAGGAAGAGCGACGAACCCGGAAGTGGAGATATCTCTCTCTGAATGTGTtggtcgccccctgctggattTTGATGATACTGCAAAATATATGCAGACACTGTGGCCACAAGTTGGGACTGTTTTTTCTGACCAGGGCATTAAAAAACTATCAATAATTTATTGttatcataataaataaatgaaattaagaCACTGAATGATTTAATGTAGGTTTaatagtgacatttttttgtgaaaatgtgttatgtACATGAAATGAAAGCTGTTTACTGCCAAAAGTTCTCATATGAATTCAATTTAAGGGCCAAAAAGGCATGCGTGCACTTAGTTTATCCAATAAAGGTCATTAAGTGTATTGTCATCCACGTGTTTATGCAGTTTTAATGTCAACGAttgaatttaaaggtgcattatgtcgttttggggaagacattttaatcagaagagaaagatcttcattattttttatgccttaacaaattaaataatcaaactctctttgttttcatgacttgataaactgataaacaaactgactttaaagaccttgccacctttctagcttcaaacagtgtactGTGACCTTATTTacctctgacaacagcttgtttattcacttatagaaaaaaaaaatcaatatttctgagtttgtattattatttcattaatattgtgaatatattaaaaaacCGAGTTCAAATTTCAGCTctaaaactacagagtgcccctttaataaacaaagtcaaggcaattctttgttttttgttttggctctccaaTAAAGtagattacatttacattttagggcatttagcagagacttttgtccaaagggacttacagtaattcatacatacattcatacactgatggtggtggctgccatgcaaggtgccgaccagcacatcaggagcagtttggggttcagtatcttgcccaaggacacttgggggaccaggggaatcaaaccagcaaccTTTCGATAGCTACAAGGCTGTTTCTAGCTTTTGGCCctgtgaaaaatgttatttggggttttttcaaaccttttttaTTGTTCCTGTGTGCAGCCACACTCCCAACAATAACTCCTacatatttcacaaaaacaaacaggacatATGTAATCACTTTACGCCTATAGACGGGATTTGATCAGAACATATTCATGGATTCAGAGATGCATAATTTCATGAAAGGGTTCTCTCATTTTGAGTTTTCTTTATTGtggtgacagcagcagcttgttGCATAATCTCTCTGATATGTTATTAATTATTCATGGACATTTTGCAGCgctgaaaaatacacaatgtgttcagagcagtgtgtgtcaCCAAACGTCATCAGCATTATTTATAACTTTATTATCTAAAAGGgaaagccttctgtggctccagaggaaagctgcatgtaatctgataaactgcctccagtgatgtcgcATAGTGGCCAAGTTgctttgtgggtaatgtaggcagcaggttttgaaaaggaagaagaatgcgtggaataaaagcGGTGATATGTTCTCCAACGCTGTTAGATCAGTGGACTActtttcaaagcctggtgcctacattacccacaatgcaacttagccactgagagacatcactggagacactTTATCACAGCCGCAGAGCTGGAAAAAGACTtgatactactttttcacatatgcagtagcaccccacaagacctgtaaacacactttaatgtgtaaaattggcggagttaccctttaagtctCAAGTTGAGTCCAGTCTCACAGCACACAGACCGCTCTCATTATTTATTGTTCTTATTATCAGGACCAACAGGACAGGGTGATGGATTTGGAACAACTACTTGTAATTAGGGACTGTCCCGGATTTTTCCAGAACATCCGGTCGCCCCTCTGAGCCTCCAGAACCAGCTGCCCTTCTTGCTACCAGACACACCTGATGTCAAGTTCAGTCCATTCACGTCACAATTTTATTTCAAGCCAGAAAATGCTGTGGATATCTAGTTTCTAATCCCAAAATAgataaagattttaaaacatgatGCATTGTTATGACTCCGACTACTCAAACTGTAGGTTTACAAACTTCAGTTGCAACtttgcaataaataaatgatttgtaaagcatttcattgatcgttaacagtgaaataagcaTTAATTGAAGTTCaattaactataaattcacCGTTTATCTGTGACAGTTATAATAAAGTGTTGCAGTGAACACATATGGTGTAAAGGTATAGTACAGCATGCTGTTTATTGCAGTTATTGACACAAAAAAGTCCAAACACTGTGATTTCACTTGAATTTAAAAGTTTATTAAGTTTCCATGAAATCTCCATTTTACAATGCACATAATGCACAACAAATGGTTTGTAttgataaatacaaataaatatagaaCATATAATAGAAAAGTATTAggttaagttttttttattgcagattACATAATATATGTAAGAAAACGTGTGACGTACGGCACATGTGCCGCGCGTCACAgctcacaaataaaacaggtaaagtttttccccctttttccctgaaaaaacaTGTCGTTCTGAGACGTGTGACACTGCCAAAAAAACTCAGCAAATTACTAAAtcacatgtaagaaaaacatgttgtaTAGATATTTTATGTCTTAGACACACATTAAacttaaataacataaataaagagctttcatatatataatatattaatttcATATATGCACACCAAGTGGATATGTCTTCTCGACATGAACACATGTAAAGGTACTTTAAAGAGCTTGAACAAAATGTATTGATGCAATAAAccgaaacattttaaaatctaagTTGTtggaaaaagtcaaagttgaGAGTTTCTAAAGCCTCAT from Pagrus major chromosome 7, Pma_NU_1.0 encodes the following:
- the rps21 gene encoding small ribosomal subunit protein eS21 translates to MQNDAGEFVDLYVPRKCSASNRIIGAKDHASIQINIAEVDKVTGRFNGQFKTYAICGAIRRMGESDDSILRLARNDSVVAKNF